The genomic region TCAGCAGTGAAGGCAGAGCTTAGAGACAAATAGGATTTAGGCTGTCCATAGATTCGGGTGGGAATCAGTGTACGCATTGATGTTTTGTAAGTAATTTAATCTTCACTGGCTGAATATATAATAGGTGTGATTAGTATTTTGTTTAGGAATGGCTCAGTGAACACTCATACATCATGGAAGTCTGAATTTTAGTTTCTATAAAGcagatgtaaatgaaaaaaaagcgcCTCTTGGTCATTGTATGAAGCATGAGAACCTGTTAGTAAAACCATTTAGGtatgaaacaagcaaaaaattcAAATAGTTGTTTTCAGTGTCCAAGTTGtgctatttattttctgcatttcagtcagTAGTGTAGTGTCATTTGAAAATTATTGGATTTAATAATCAGAGATAATGTTAtgaagcaagaaaaggaaatattttaaatcttcagggcaaattactttaaaaattgacAATACGttgtcaagaaaaaaagcagagttcaCTTGAACATCATTTGAAAAGTGACTTAATAATCGGTTGATTGCTTCTCTGTAAGCAATCCACTTTTGTTCAAcggtaattttatttttgagtccaaaataccttttttgcCCCCCAAAGTTGGATGCCCTCTCCCAGGTAGAAGAGGATTCTCTCCTGCGTAATGATCTTCGCCCTGCCAATAAACTGGCTAAAGGAAACAAGCTATTCATGAGATTTGCTACTAAAGGTAAATGAACAGCTTAACAAGCATAATGAATTAATTGCTTGTTGTAGTTTTTATTTGTTAACTAATTAATGACTCAAAGTACctaatttttatttgcaaaattgttAGGTTTTTTGCTAATCATTAGATATTAAGATTTTGCAGTAAATCCGCATTTAATGTGTGAGTTAAATCCAGTTCAAGTTGTATGAGAACTATTGTACATAAAATTTTTATCTCGAGCTCAGGGCATTCTTCCCAATACCACAGAACAGGTTTTATGATGCCCTTCTCCACAGAGGTAAATTTCGCGTTTTATAAATATGAAAATCATTTGAGATGCTAACGAGGTGTTAGTGGAAATGACTGCTAAATACAGTTGAGATATTAAATGGTATTTATGAGTAAAATGAAAATCCATATAATGTCTGGGCCATGTGGGAAGTGAGACatccataaagaaaagaaaggccgTGATTAAGGTAAGTATAGCCTCCAGCACTGACAGTGGGATGTACTGCTCTGTTAAGCTGATATGTAGAAACTCAGTCTCCCTAGAATTAAGTTTCTGGACACAAATAAAACTGTGGTGGTAGGAAGAATTTCAGAGGTGTCAGCAAAATTGTATCCTTCACGAAGGAGATTAAAGTAATGCTGACCTCTAAAACATATTCAGTCTTTGACTGCatggttatttatttttatgctagtGTTGTAAGATATATTCTAAGAGGGAAATattccttttatgttttttcagatgacaaaaaagagctgggagctgcaaggCGAAGCCAGTATTACATGAAATACGGCAATCCGAATTACGGCGGCATGAAGGGAATTCTTAGCAATTCTTGGTGAGTATTGGGCAGAGGAATTGGAATGGTGCAGTAATTGGACAAGGTGGTCTAAAACTGTTGTAATttgtggattttctttctcttcagtttaTGTAGATGCTTCTTATGCATAAATAATGTTTTTGCAATGTGACTATGAATTTGCAAGGGGAGTGTTTTCTCATGAAAATAAAGAATGTTTgtactgaaaatatttagaaCCAATCTCTGACATAAATGTATGTCTGCTATTAAAGTGAGTCATAATTGCACGTCTTAATCTAGGACTGAATATGGCTCATTCATTATGCCTTTTCTGTGACAGGAATGTCATTCTTTTTACGGTGTTTCAGGAAACGAAGGTACCATTCGCGTCGAATCCATCGGGATGTGATAAAGAAAAGGACACTTATTGGGGATGATGTTGGCCTGACAACTCCTTATAAACATCGTCATTCAGGTAATTGATGCCGGTGTGTCAACCCTTCGACCCTGTAAGAACACAACCAGGGAATCGAGGGCTGAAAAGGACCTTCAACAGTGCCTCGTCTAATCCCCTGCGGTGCAGGAAAGTGAcatgtacttttaaaaaagataacCTATAACTGAATCACATTTTAAGAGGTTGCAGGGAACAACTGAGGCAGAAGCTTCACACTGCTCATTGGCTTACCAAAAGAGCTGCTACTTGTTACGCggtgtttttcttttacaaatttaGGAGATGAGGGCTATAGTATCAAGGGCAAAAAGAAGGGATAACTTAAACTTCTTCACAATTTGTCCTACTTGCTATGTCAGTTCTTCTGTTCTATGAAAAAGCAAGCTCTAGATGTAGAACAATAAAGATTAGAAAATTCCATTAATTAGGCTTGAATATCTTCATCTACTCCCTAAGGTAGGGGGTgtgcattagaaaaataattggTGTAAAAATCTTTGGTGTGAGACAAATACAGTGTCAAAGTTTCATATGAGTGGCCTGTTAAAAATACAGCCGTGGATGTGGCAAATCTCGTGGAAAATTTTGCATGTTAATAACATACTGCTTTCTGAAAAGGTGCTTGCATACTGCTGAGGACTAAATTTAAGTTGTTGATTTATATTTAAATCAGTATATGTGATAAATTCATACTAATGATAGTTTCTTTTTGGCATTACTGCTTCCAGGACTTGACAGGATTATCACGGAGCCTGCAGTTGTCACATTAAGCCCTGCGAGATCATAGGAATTGATGGTTCAGGCAGTATGAGCTGCACCTACTACAAGAGGCAGTTGTACTTTACATATTCAGCCCAGCTTTATGCTTGAGCAGGCTTCTGAGACAGTAAACACCATGGACCTTTATGTCCTGTGGCGACTTTCTTCCACTTAAACTATTCTGTAATACATATTCTACTtagaatattttgcaaaatattctcTCTCCTTAGCCTCAGAGAACTACAAAGACTCATTTGTAGGGGATCATTAATTACAGtgatgtttgtttttgtttttttttttattggttttaaggTACCTTATAAGATATGAATGATAAACTTCAGTTTATCAGAATCTGTTTTGCTACAGGCTTAATAAATGTTCCTGAAGAGCCtattgaggaggaagaagaggaggaagaagatcagGATATGGATGAAGATGACAGAGTTGTGGTAGAGTACCGTGATGAACTGCAAGCTTTCAAACAGTCCCGAGACCGCAGCGCAGCAAGACGATCGAGTGCTAGTGCATCGGATTCTGATGAAATGGACTATGATCTTGAACTGAAAATGATATCAACGCCCTCTCCCAAAAAGAGCATGAAAATGACAATGTATGCAGATGAGGTGGAATCTCAACTGAAAAATATTAGGTAAAAGTTTCTTATTCTTTAAAAGTAGCAGTGAAAAGGCAGTCTAAATTTTAATTAGTGACAGAGCTGTCAAAGCTTAAAGACAAACTGTTGAAGCTACTCTTTCAATTCTTAACACAACTTTGtagtagatattttaaaaagaaatacaaaatacagaaaacgCTGATACAGGCTTTTAATTGTAATTGACATTTGTAAAATACGGCCTCCTTTGCAGATTTCTGTAACCCTGCTTATTGATAATAGTTAAGCTCAAAGTGGAATCAATAGAAATATATGCAAGCAAGCACAGTTAACTTCTTGCATTTTGTAGCTAggccagggagaaaaaaatcctttctcttttccttttaccccttccttttttctcagaaagaaGAATGACCCTTAGAAGTTGATGACTAAAAGGAATTTACATTCATTATGGGCATATTAACCAAAATCACATATAATGTAGattattaaaataactttaacGTACGTCCCTTCAGTAGTATGATTATACTTCATTATAATGTCAAGTCTTTCAGCAATTTTCCGGTTGCTTATCTGCTCTGAATTTTGATCCAGAGACACAAGCATAAGGAGACAAACTCGATACCTGCCTTGAAATGGTTACTGAGGTATTCATGTGATTATTGCTAAGTTTGGGATTCTGGCTGGAACTCGTGCTCTTCTAACTAATGTTTTTAGCTCTGTTTCTCTAGAGAAATCCTGATATTACTGTTTTCTATGATGTAATTTTCATACAAGAAGACTTAAGAACTATACTAGTTGTCATTTCATTTGAGGGATGTTAAATCTATTGCCTGTTTTTTTAGGAATTCCATGCGAGCAGATAGCATAGCAACCAGTAACATCAAAAATCGGATTGGCAGTAAAGGATCATCAGAGAAAGTCGCAGATGTAAGACTACTGTTAGAAGAAAAACGTCAGAATAATACTGGGCCGCGTCAGCCAAACAGCACTGTAAAATCAGGTAATTTTAAACTCTTATATTGTGCAGAATTGCGACTGGCTCATTAAAATGGATATATTCACTTCACAACTGTGCTCCACTGCAACTAACAGACCTGGGGGAATTCCgttcagcagcagcttctgcatcCATACAGTTAATTTTTCTTCACTAAGAGACTGAATTGGGGattgctttggggaaaaattaaGTACATTTGAGTGAGagtgacatttatttttatccaatttatttgcctgtttctatttccctctgctttgtcttttttgaTTTCCTCACTCCTTGGTGCAGAGACCGTACAACTCTGAGGAACACAGCATGTGGGGGAGCTCATGTAGAAAACGAAACATGAAACACTAGCTACTTACATGAAAGAACGTGTATTATGTGATCATAGATGTATTTTTTCAATTGGCAGGGTTTAGTTTTTGGGCTTAATTGACTGATGCTTTTTTGACTACGGAATGTGTAATTTCAGCTACTTTTGACAGTACATAGTATGCAGGATTATCTGACTGATAAATGAAAGGTACTCTTTTGTATCAATGTAATGTTGAAGTTATGTTACTGTCTTTTACCCCTCCTGCACATTTTTGGGTTCTGACAAGTTGGCACATAAATCCTGTGACTTCGCCtttatgtttttgtttgaaaCTTCTTCAAGACGAGGAATACCTAGCTAAACCAGGTAAACTTCTGAGCGTAAGGCTCACATCATGGGTTAAGTATCAATATATTTTGGATTCTtatattctgtttttcatttttttctgcaaaatatcaAGCAGTATTAGAATTCTAAAGCAAGATATCTGTTATCCAAAAAGAATGGTTGAAGGGGTACCAATTTTTGTATAATCGTACCTCATGCTGGATACATACATGCTGTGCTGCTAAAAGAGAAATGCAGCAAGCCATGGCATAACTTAGTTTTTTGAATTTAGTTTTTCAATCTTCAGGACATAGCACAACCTGAAAACATTAAATGTCAAAtttattgccaaaaaaaaaagaaaaagaaaagttaaatctGGCTAAGTTTTATTGCAGACATTGCCAGGACTGAAATCTGAGTATGGTGGacttaatgaaaagaaaagatataaaCAGAGAATCTGTCTAGTTTCAGGTTCTTCAAATTGTGCGATGAGGGTAAAATTAGCTGGCAGAGCTAAAGTAAATGCGTCgtgatttttgtaattttaatcactgaaaatatCCCTAGATGTGCGGCAAAGACTGGGAAAAAGACCACATTCTCCAGAAGATAAACCTCCAAGTAGTACCTCTGCTCCTCGTCGAGAACCAATATCAGATGTACACAGCCGGTTAGGAATCCCCAAACAAGATGTAAAAGGCCTCTACTCTGATACCAGAGAGAAGAAATCAGGTTAGTTTTCTGGAGAAAATGTAATACTGCAGTGCCTTTGATTTTAGAGTATGAGAGAAATCTGAGCAGAAAATCAGGAAGCATGTTCAGTTGAGTGAAATTCAAGATGAATTTGCAAATGTTTGTTCAGAGCTTTGAAATCTAAATACACGTAGGTAGGTTGAGATGAGTATGTTTTATGAACAATATTTTTCCATAGCGATACTTAAAAGTGGAGGACTACTTTAAAATTGTGGTCAAAACGGGGCCCTAAAACAAGCGTAACAGATGCAATGGCACTTCAGACCTGTGTGTAGCATTCTCTGTAAATGGGAAACAGTGAACAGGACTGTGCTGAGCCTCCCGTATTTTAATTTCAACTACTGCTTCAAAGCTTAGTAAGTTCCGTGCCAAACGTTACTGTGGGAGGAGTACGAGGAGCTTAGGGATGTGGTGAATTTAAGACTAGGTTCCTCAGACTGCCTCCAGAATTCCTCTTAgtcctgtctttttttaaaaaatgtttgtttttcatctgaCTAGGTAATTTATGGACCCGGTTAGGGTCTGCTccgaaaacacaagaaaagactTCAGATAAACCCGAAAACTCTGTGGCATCTCCAGAGGAAGACGATTCAGAGCTCCAGCGGGTTTGGGGTGCTCTcattaaggaaaaagaacagtCTCGGCAAAAAAAGAGCCGATTGGATAATTTACCATCTCTACAAATTGAAATCAGCCGAGAAAGCAGTTCTGGATCTGACACTGAATCATGATTGTTTTGACATTCTGATCCTCAAGATTGTGACTCTGCCGTGTGGCAAGATTTCCTTTGCCCAAAAGCTGGACACTGGCAAAGACTCTGCAGTGAAGGTTCCAGAAGTGTCTCTGTTCCTTTTATACAATAATAGAGATGCGTTTACCACTTGAAACCTAAAGCAGTCACGTTTGTCTGGAGTCTGTGGTTGGCCCTGTGTTACGTAGGGCATTGTCATATATGTTTATTACAGCAAACCTGTAGTTAATTCTAGCAAAACACTTTTCCCCAAGCTTTGAACTTaaaagaagaggcagaagtgctctgtatttttaagaCTACCTTTTTGTTCTTAATATTTTTGACCTGGAGccttttaacaaaatattttacacagTTCATCCAAAGAACAGGGCATTTCGTAATCAACATCATTGCCTTGCCCTTCTGGCTCTTACCAgcacctttcctttcctcttgaaGTAATAACAATAATGCTTCCTGGGTAGGCAGCCAGCAAGGATAAAGCATGAAGGGACTATGACGTTCCCTTCCTCCAAAATACTGAATGTAAATCTAAGCGAAACGTTTTAGTACGGTGAAATTTCACATAGTATCCAAGTAGCATCACTGCTCTCAAGGAATTCTGCTCATTTCTTTTGGCGATACTCTATTCTGCTGTAGTAGGGATTGAGATGTTCAAGACTGCAAAGTTGGATGGTCGAGAATTGTGTAAATTCCCAAgggtttaaatttttttttttttgttacatgatgagaaattatatttccttcattttatcTGTATTATGTTTCGAAGAAATCTAACAATTTAAAAACATCCACTTTTATATTTGTGAGAATTTTCATGTTGGCCACGGTGAAAGCTATAGTGGTGTTTTCCTATGTGCTGTttaactgtatatatatatatataactaaaagagaaaaggaaaactatAGGATCACTGTCTCATGTCAATATTTTTGAATGTTCTTACTGTGTAGTACGCGTGGATGTGCACATGGTTGACTTGTTACCTTCAGCTTTTTTACCCGCATACCCTCTCTAGGTAGGAAAAAGGTTTGACTGGTGTGCACCTGCAATTTTTTCTTGTTGCCTAtggcatttattttaattgccaATAATTCTAAATAAGGAATAATGCTAGCACATCACATTCTGGTAAACAGAACAAGTAGCAAAAACATTGTCTGCTACATTTTGATAGTCTgaaaatttgtttgctttgtccCTGTTTCCCAGGTTCTTTCAGTCCAAAATGTCTATGAATATCTCTTCCCCTTTCTGCTCTTTAACAAACAaatggttttttcccccctatttttgTACTAAGTTGAAGTAGGTTTGAGGCTTCACAAAAGCAAGGAATCTGCAATTAACTTTTCTTATTGCTTTATTATGTGTAAGAATAGCAGCATGTAAAATTAACGGTAAAATGAAAGGTACAGTGACTAGAAGGGTAATCTGGGGACTGACTGGGCTTCAAGCCttattatttccttgttttttgACACTCATCCTTGATTTTATACTTAATTATTGAATATATAAATATGTCTCATAAAAGTACTGTTGAGAGTAAAGGACTGCAATGTCTGATCACtgtaataattcattttaatgtGCGCTTTCATTAATAGCCCTTCCAAAGCTTTCAAATAGAATCATACCCATACCGTACCCATTTTTCCAACTTCCTGATAAAATTTATTTAACCAGTGTCTTTTTGCCAGTAAACCGTTGTGTTGTATTACTGCTTTGAATCCGTTATgacctttccttttcctgaaggGAGATAGTAGATATGAACCTGGTCTATGAAGAGGGGCATCTGCGTTGTGAACCCTGGCATGATTTAAGCTCAGCAGCTGGTTGTGTTCTACTGTTCATGTTGCTGAAAACCGCTGTGTTTCCGTGTAAATACTCACAACTTGAGCCTGGTGAAGGACAGACTAACTGGTATGGAGGGCAGAATGGGAAGAGAGAATCTCTTCAACTGATAGAAAAGACCCTCAACTGGGTGAAATCAAGAAAAGCGATGTAGGCAAAGGCTCGTGTTGGAGGAATAGGAGCCATTGACACCAATGGCTGTTTGGTTCTGTTTTCCAGGTAGTCGTAATTACACCTTACGAATGTCTCCACATTAGTCGGGTCTGTCATGTTTATGGTTAGAGGGGAGGGTTACGTGCGTCAATGAGAGCATGGTAGCCTAGCTGCAAGAAAAATAGAGGTTTACTGTTCAAGGAAGGGACCTACAGAGAGGtttggctggttggtttttttttttttttttcatagttgagtgtttgcctggttttgcatttttatagtgTACAGAGAAGCCTTGAAAAGTGTTTGCTGGTATCAGGGATTCTAGCTTTGGTCTTCCTTAGTTGCCTGAACATGAACTGATGGGTTCTGATAATTAAAAATGAGCACTGAATCTGTAGCGAATGTTTTTTCCTCAACATGGTTAACTTAAATCTATTTGATCTAGAGAGAGATTGCATAGAGAATTTTGTTCTAAGTCCCCTTTTCATTGTGgtcacctgttttgctcttagcTAACGTGTCCTTGATCTTGCACTGAACTCCCAAATATTAATGTATTCCAGGTTAGACAAATTGCAATGTCAGTGTAAGGAGGAAAATTAAGTAATTAGAACTCTTTGTGTAATAAAAAGAATGCAAGAACCTTCAAGGAATTTGATGCAGAAATTAATGTTCTGATACTGAGAAGTGCAACGTGCGTGTTTTACTAAAATGAACTTAAATTGCAAGAAGTTGTTTGGCTTTTGCTGGAGGATCTGTGCCTCGAAGGAAAAAATGGTTCTGAATTTTAGGTGACTCGTTATAGGACCACACTAGTCCTTCTTCTAGCAAGTTTTTGCTGTgttgaaaagctattttttttggtaaatgggGTTCAGGGGACTGTTATATTGTGGAAAAGAGatctctctgcctgctgctcccctcTGGCCCGTGTcagtgtggggcggggggggacttCAAAGGGAGGGCCGCTTTTTTACAGACGGGGGCGAGGAAAGCAAAAACCTCTTATTTTCGGTTCAAGATGACATTATAATGTGAAAATAATgagacttttattttaaacagctgtTCTATTCCAAATAAAAGTGGTCCGAAATCACTCCGACCTCCCCAGTTTTGCTGGAACGCGCATAACCAAGGGCAGCGCTGCTCCTCTTGGCGAAGGGCCAGCGGCTGCTCCCTTGGCTGCCCGCAGCGGGGCACATGAGGGTCCCCGCGCCGAGCTCCAGCCTGTCCCAGCCCAGTCTTAATGAGCCCGCTTTCCACTTGCCTAAGGTCAGGGTCCCACCAGCCCGGGACGCTGGGAGGAGCCCCAGGCCCGGCTCCTTCCCGGGCCACGCTGCGGGAAACGGATGCCTCGGCCCTCCCCCGCCTGGCGGGAGCAGTGGCACGGGCCGCCCCCCCGGCCGCGTAGTGGTACGTCCCAAGCCTTCATAAACGGCGGCCGGGAGCGTTCACGCCCTTTCCTCCAGCGTGCGCTGTGCGAGGTGGGATGGGGCTCGCGGGCCGCCGCGTGCGGTTGGACGTTGTGGAAAGCGGGCaggggggaggtggaggaggccgGTTTATCGTTTAGCAGGCTGAGGTGCGGGTCTCCCCCCTCCGGCAGTGGTGGGTTGCGCCGTGCCTCCCCGTCCCCAGGGCGGCTCGGGCCGGGCCCGACCATCCGAGGCAGCCATGGGGGGCGGTGTGGCACGCGGGCGGCCGTTGGTGACGTGCGGGGAGTGGGGGGTGGCCTCGGAGCACGCGGCGCCTGACTCCCCTTGTCCCCACAGGCCGGCCATGGGGGCGGACACCGGCACCGGGGGCCGCGCCAGCGGGGCCGGGACTGCTGGAACGGCTCCACGGTAGGTTACaagggggtgggctggggcgGGAGGCCTGGGGGCgagcggggtgtgtgtgtgtgaggtaAAACCCCGCGGGCGGCCTGGTGCTGCCGTTGCCCAGCTCCTGGAGCTTGGGGGAGAGGCCTCGGAGGGCGAAGCCTCTTCACATTCGGTTCCTTCCTCCTCATGAGCCTCCTGCCTGCTCACTTGCCCTTCTGAGGCAGGGTTTTGCCAAACTCGGAGCTCCGCGAGGCCTGTGGAGGTAACGCTTTTGTGGTTTGTGCCGGGCATTCGTATGCCttcaaggtttttttattttatttttatggcgATATTTTTCTAGCCAAGAGGTCACTGTTTTGCTTGTCTGATGTGCCAGACCCTTTCTGTGCAATGAACGTCACAACCTTAGATCCGATGCTGTGTGAAATTTCAATTGAAAAATTGTCCTTATGGTAAATGTAGCCTGGCGAGCTGAGTAAGCGAGATTTCTGAGTTTCCTGACTAAAAACAGTTTAGAGAGGATTGTTGACTACTGAAAGGTGCCCCATATAAATATTTTGGTGATTCATGATATCAGTGCAAGCACGGGTGGAATTGCAAGCAGGCTGTTGGTGGTGAAGTTCTGTTTTTCGTGTGTTtttgttaaaagtttttttttttttttatggataaaCGTACTTaataattgtttaaaaattactGCTCAAGAGCATTCTAGTAATACTTCTCTTGCTTTTATTCCCACAGCAGAAAGATATCCTGAAGTAAAGAGTAAGTTAAAGTCTATTTTGAACTAAGCTTTGCAAAGTTGTTGAGAAAGTTCCAGGCCTTCTATGCTAATGGTGTAAAGCAGTTAAATACAGAACCGTTAATTGAAAATAACCTGTAATAATTACATCTTAAAGCAAGTTAAAcgaataaaaatgaattaaaactagTTTTACTTAATGccttttataaacatttataaaaaagtGGAAAATCTACAGCTGTTGGTTCAAGATGATACAATTACAGTGTTTTAAGTGATGAAGTACAGAAGCTGTTGATGATGATAACCCTGAATAGGAAGTGCCGTCAGATGCGAGAACTGACGATAACCTTCTTATTTGTCTGAAATAACAGCTGCATGCAGAGTTTGAGTTCTAGAAATTTGTATTCTAGAACTAATCAGGCAACTTTTCTTTGTACTTCCTTAGTGCTCCTGTGACACCTAACGTAGCTTCATGTCCATCTGTTTCACTTTATGTGCAGAGCCTGGTCTTTCCAGCTAAATGTGACACAATTAGGACTGGGAGTAGGTCGCTCTTTGGAGATGGCCATAATGTGAAGGTAAGTGATGAATTTCTCTGGATCATGTAGAGCTTTATACCAGGTGGAATCTAAGTTGAGAATAAATGAGACTTACAGGCTGTCAAAAGCTTGAGGGGCATATTTTATACACTTCATAGCTTgaataaatctgttttctgtcCTCTCATCCGCAGAATTTAAAGCCTGATACGTATTTCCTGGTATCTTTAGGTTAGGTATAGCTTGCAGGTCTCATCTGCCATGAGATGATCGTTATTAATGCCTGCCAATTAATGTTACAGCTCTTCACAAGTCCCATGGAAGGCGGTGAGACAGCAAGAGCAGGAAATTCTTCTGGGTGAGTTTAGTAGTT from Rissa tridactyla isolate bRisTri1 chromosome 7, bRisTri1.patW.cur.20221130, whole genome shotgun sequence harbors:
- the NCBP3 gene encoding nuclear cap-binding protein subunit 3 isoform X1; this encodes MAAVRGLRISVKAEATATTAEARGPEPEPMEVEEGELETIPVRRSLRELIPDTSRRYENKAGSFITGIDVTSKEAIEKKEQRAKRFHFRAEVNLAQRNVALDRDMMKKAIPKVRLDTIYICGVDEMSTQDIFAYFKEYPPAHIEWLDDTSCNVVWLDEVTATRALINMSSLPDQEKTKSRENNEEKTAEKPKKEKQEESSDDETEEGEVEDDNQSDVELDALSQVEEDSLLRNDLRPANKLAKGNKLFMRFATKDDKKELGAARRSQYYMKYGNPNYGGMKGILSNSWKRRYHSRRIHRDVIKKRTLIGDDVGLTTPYKHRHSGLINVPEEPIEEEEEEEEDQDMDEDDRVVVEYRDELQAFKQSRDRSAARRSSASASDSDEMDYDLELKMISTPSPKKSMKMTMYADEVESQLKNIRNSMRADSIATSNIKNRIGSKGSSEKVADVRLLLEEKRQNNTGPRQPNSTVKSDVRQRLGKRPHSPEDKPPSSTSAPRREPISDVHSRLGIPKQDVKGLYSDTREKKSGNLWTRLGSAPKTQEKTSDKPENSVASPEEDDSELQRVWGALIKEKEQSRQKKSRLDNLPSLQIEISRESSSGSDTES
- the NCBP3 gene encoding nuclear cap-binding protein subunit 3 isoform X3: MMKKAIPKVRLDTIYICGVDEMSTQDIFAYFKEYPPAHIEWLDDTSCNVVWLDEVTATRALINMSSLPDQEKTKSRENNEEKTAEKPKKEKQEESSDDETEEGEVEDDNQSDVELDALSQVEEDSLLRNDLRPANKLAKGNKLFMRFATKDDKKELGAARRSQYYMKYGNPNYGGMKGILSNSWKRRYHSRRIHRDVIKKRTLIGDDVGLTTPYKHRHSGLINVPEEPIEEEEEEEEDQDMDEDDRVVVEYRDELQAFKQSRDRSAARRSSASASDSDEMDYDLELKMISTPSPKKSMKMTMYADEVESQLKNIRNSMRADSIATSNIKNRIGSKGSSEKVADVRLLLEEKRQNNTGPRQPNSTVKSDVRQRLGKRPHSPEDKPPSSTSAPRREPISDVHSRLGIPKQDVKGLYSDTREKKSGNLWTRLGSAPKTQEKTSDKPENSVASPEEDDSELQRVWGALIKEKEQSRQKKSRLDNLPSLQIEISRESSSGSDTES